The proteins below are encoded in one region of Acidithiobacillus ferrooxidans ATCC 23270:
- a CDS encoding ABC transporter permease, whose amino-acid sequence MFERLSVMLMKEFLELRRDRWAMFRLIVPMILQMLVFGYAATFTVHHVTTAVLDLDQSQASRSLISHFAATSRFDIVDMATNQREITSDIDHDRAVIAIVIHAGFSRDLENGKSAPLQVIVDGTNSNTALIALGYIAQIVANFSTEQAASRVFPSRPGPAAAPVVGISLQMRPWFNEGLDERWFFIPGVIGTLTLMQVVSLTAFAIVREREVGTLEQILVSPIRPVEFILGKTVPFFLIGLGDIALVSFVGIAWFHVPFIGDPWVMLVGSALFLLAVVGMGLLMSTFSRTQQQAFALNFFLLNPFFILSGFAFPIAAMPKVLQWFTMINPLRYFLVIIRAVFLKGVGFAVLWPELGALALLALIMLTISVLRFRKSLD is encoded by the coding sequence ATGTTCGAGCGTCTCTCGGTCATGCTGATGAAGGAGTTCCTGGAACTCCGGCGCGATCGCTGGGCGATGTTCCGCCTCATAGTCCCGATGATTCTCCAGATGCTTGTCTTCGGCTATGCCGCCACCTTCACCGTGCACCATGTCACCACCGCAGTGCTCGATCTCGATCAGAGCCAGGCCAGCCGCAGCCTGATCTCGCATTTCGCCGCCACCTCCCGCTTCGACATCGTCGACATGGCCACGAATCAGAGGGAAATCACCAGCGACATCGACCACGACAGGGCCGTGATCGCCATCGTCATTCACGCCGGCTTCAGCCGCGACCTGGAAAACGGGAAGAGCGCACCACTGCAAGTCATCGTGGATGGTACAAACTCGAACACGGCACTCATTGCACTCGGCTACATCGCCCAGATCGTCGCCAACTTCTCCACCGAGCAGGCGGCAAGCCGCGTCTTTCCTTCCCGGCCAGGCCCCGCTGCGGCTCCGGTCGTCGGTATTTCGCTGCAGATGCGCCCCTGGTTCAACGAAGGGCTCGACGAGCGCTGGTTCTTCATCCCCGGAGTGATCGGCACCCTGACACTGATGCAGGTGGTCAGCCTCACCGCGTTCGCCATCGTACGCGAGCGCGAGGTTGGCACGCTCGAACAGATTCTCGTCAGCCCAATCCGGCCCGTTGAGTTCATTCTCGGCAAGACCGTGCCATTTTTCCTCATTGGGCTCGGCGACATCGCGCTGGTCAGTTTCGTCGGCATCGCCTGGTTCCACGTGCCTTTCATCGGTGACCCATGGGTGATGCTGGTCGGGTCCGCACTGTTTTTGCTGGCGGTGGTGGGCATGGGTTTACTGATGTCAACTTTTTCGCGCACGCAGCAGCAAGCCTTCGCCCTCAATTTCTTTCTGCTCAATCCCTTTTTCATCCTTTCGGGATTCGCTTTTCCGATCGCCGCCATGCCAAAAGTCTTGCAATGGTTTACCATGATCAATCCGTTGCGTTATTTTTTGGTGATCATCCGGGCGGTTTTTCTCAAAGGGGTAGGCTTCGCGGTACTCTGGCCGGAACTCGGGGCCTTGGCATTGCTCGCGTTGATAATGTTGACGATAAGCGTGCTGCGTTTTCGTAAATCACTTGATTAG
- a CDS encoding ABC transporter permease, with amino-acid sequence MNIQRLLAMAYKETLQVWRDPRSLAVALLMPLMQMGLLGYGVSLDIKHVPLCVYDQENSQASRAVVDDFTASNWFTISHTIASEAGIRRAMDRGECAAAVVIPVDFSRTLAATGSAPVQAIFDATDVNTTNIAMGYAQGVVAQANATIAARWAASHGVQPSLVGQVDFEPSVWFNETLESRNFIIPGVVAVILALVGAQLTSLTISREWERGTMEQLISTPVTPLEVMFGKLIPYFAIGLLDAAFCLAVAVFWFHVPFRGSIGILFVTTALFDLVVLGIGYLISVRIRNQLGASQVALLLTMLPTTLLSGYTFPIDQMPAAIQVLTYAVYSRYYVTILRAIFLKGSGLTDLWTPVLGLVAYAAIIIWLAARAFRKHL; translated from the coding sequence GTGAATATTCAGCGCCTACTGGCCATGGCTTACAAGGAGACGCTGCAAGTCTGGCGGGATCCGCGCAGCCTGGCCGTCGCGCTGCTGATGCCGCTGATGCAAATGGGCCTGCTCGGCTACGGCGTGAGTCTCGACATCAAGCACGTGCCCCTGTGCGTCTACGACCAGGAGAACAGCCAGGCCAGCCGCGCGGTAGTCGACGATTTCACGGCTTCGAACTGGTTCACCATCAGCCATACCATCGCCTCCGAGGCCGGCATCCGCCGGGCAATGGACCGCGGTGAATGCGCCGCAGCGGTCGTCATCCCGGTGGACTTCTCCCGCACCCTCGCCGCGACCGGAAGTGCGCCGGTGCAAGCCATCTTCGACGCCACCGACGTCAATACCACCAACATAGCGATGGGCTATGCCCAGGGTGTGGTCGCCCAAGCCAATGCCACGATTGCTGCCCGATGGGCCGCCAGCCATGGCGTTCAGCCGTCGCTGGTCGGACAGGTCGATTTCGAACCCAGCGTCTGGTTCAATGAAACCCTGGAAAGCCGCAACTTCATCATCCCTGGGGTAGTCGCGGTGATCCTTGCGCTGGTCGGCGCCCAGCTCACCTCGCTGACCATCTCGCGCGAGTGGGAGCGGGGAACCATGGAGCAACTGATCTCAACCCCGGTCACTCCGCTCGAGGTCATGTTCGGCAAGCTTATACCGTACTTCGCCATCGGTTTGCTCGATGCGGCGTTCTGCCTGGCCGTCGCAGTCTTCTGGTTCCACGTCCCGTTCCGCGGAAGCATCGGCATACTGTTCGTGACGACCGCCCTCTTCGACCTTGTCGTGCTGGGGATCGGCTACCTCATCTCCGTGCGCATCCGCAACCAACTCGGGGCGAGCCAGGTCGCCCTTTTGCTGACCATGCTGCCTACCACCCTCCTGTCAGGCTACACCTTCCCCATCGACCAGATGCCGGCTGCGATCCAGGTCCTCACATATGCCGTCTATTCGCGATACTACGTTACCATTCTGCGCGCGATCTTCCTCAAGGGTAGCGGGCTGACCGATCTGTGGACGCCAGTCCTCGGCCTCGTCGCCTATGCCGCGATCATCATCTGGCTCGCCGCCAGAGCCTTCCGCAAGCATCTGTAG